In the genome of Pseudomonadales bacterium, the window TTGGACCAAGCATTGGTCAGGGCTGCATCATGAAGATTGGCGCTATGGTATGTTAAAAGAGAAGATTCCGCAGATAGCATGGATTACCGACTTTTTTGGTATTCATTACTTTCCAACGATCCAGGTATTTCTGGGCATGCTGCCTGTTTATGCCTGCCTAGTGTTAAGCGATGCGCCGCTTAACGGGCTCGACTATGTGGCGTTTATATTAGGTGTTGCAGCCCCAGCGATACAGCTTATTGCTGATCGGCAGCTGCATCACTTTATTGCTAACCGTAAACCGGGGCAAATCATTGAAACGGGCCTATGGGCTTATTCACGTCACCCTAACTATTTTGGTGAGGTGCTTTTTTGGTTTAGTTTGGGCTTGTTTGGTTTGGCGGCTTACCCTGAGGGCTGGTGGTGGCAGATGATTGGCTTTATTGCCATGCTGACGATGTTCGTATTTGTGAGCATTCCGATGATGGAGGTGCGTTCTTTAGAGCGCCGCCCTGATTATCAGCGCATTATTGATAAAATCTCAATGTTACTAATTTTGCCGCAAAAGCGTTAGCGTTGCGGCAGCTTATGCATTTTACCCCGATTGTGATGCTGATGCAGTTTACCGTTAATGCCCACTAGCGCATCACCTTCGCCGCATACAAAGCCCAAGCTAGTGATAGCCGGTTTTGGTGACACTGGCTTGCTTACGGCGATTT includes:
- a CDS encoding DUF1295 domain-containing protein, whose product is MPSQYSENASRFTSLIWICIAYVACFFAAAYYLKYISFFNDLLLDSFIADTIATVVIFIFSRLFKNSSFYDAYWSVFPPFLLVFWWMNKHADADFVRFIMISIVTWFWAIRLTWNWTKHWSGLHHEDWRYGMLKEKIPQIAWITDFFGIHYFPTIQVFLGMLPVYACLVLSDAPLNGLDYVAFILGVAAPAIQLIADRQLHHFIANRKPGQIIETGLWAYSRHPNYFGEVLFWFSLGLFGLAAYPEGWWWQMIGFIAMLTMFVFVSIPMMEVRSLERRPDYQRIIDKISMLLILPQKR